A region of Cucumis melo cultivar AY chromosome 2, USDA_Cmelo_AY_1.0, whole genome shotgun sequence DNA encodes the following proteins:
- the LOC103487329 gene encoding uncharacterized protein LOC103487329: MAMVDSSFIFIGISAVPHPLLNNNKNNNGRKFGITSAKRTQDSDSTSSTQPNQFKFPSLRVSNPLLARSVVSVLGLGFVDAGYSGDWSRIGAITKETEELLKIGAFLVVPFCVFLVFSFSKFDSDSS; encoded by the exons ATGGCGATGGTAGATTCAAGTTTTATCTTCATCGGTATCTCCGCCGTACCTCATCCCCTTTTgaacaacaacaaaaacaataatGGCAGAAAATTCGGAATCACTTCGGCAAAACGTACACAAGATTCCGATTCCACTTCATCAACCCAACCAAATCAATTCAAATTTCCATCGCTGAGAGTATCAAATCCACTTCTCGCCCGATCTGTCGTTTCGGTTCTCGGATTAGGGTTCGTCGATGCAGG GTATAGCGGAGATTGGTCTAGAATTGGAGCGATTACGAAGGAAACAGAAGAATTGCTTAAGATTGGAGCTTTCTTGGTGGTTCCGTTTTGTGTATTTCTcgttttttctttctcaaaattTGATTCGGATTCTTCGTAA
- the LOC103487333 gene encoding 50S ribosomal protein L35, chloroplastic, with protein MASASMAVSFGLRFSPLCSRPSFRVSHTSVGLASFNKVNSLKLSSSHNISGFGLNFLQKPSHISPTSQIHTPFTVFAAKGYKMKTHKASAKRFRVTGRGKIVRRRAGKQHLLYKKNAKRRLRLSKLHPVSRSDYDNVIGALPYLKVNRQAQ; from the exons ATGGCATCTGCTTCAATGGCGGTGTCCTTTGGTCTTAGGTTCTCCCCACTCTGCTCTCGCCCATCATTTCGCGTCTCTCATACTtccgtcgggcttgcttcttTCAACAAGGTCAATTCCTTGAAGCTTAGTTCCTCCCACAACATTTCCGGCTTTGGACTCAATTTCCTTCAGAAGCCATCTCACATTTCTCCCACTTCTCAAATTCATACTCCTTTTACTGTCTTCGCTGCTAAAGGCTACAAAATGAAAACACACAAG GCTTCGGCGAAGCGATTCAGAGTAACGGGTCGGGGGAAAATCGTTCGGAGGAGAGCTGGAAAGCAGCATTTGCTGTACAAGAAGAACGCAAAGAGGAGATTACGCCTCTCCAAACTG CACCCAGTGAGCCGGAGTGACTATGATAATGTGATTGGTGCTTTGCCGTACTTGAAGGTGAATAGGCAGGCCCAGTAG
- the LOC103487331 gene encoding uncharacterized protein LOC103487331 isoform X2 encodes MVQFRDSHVTLFSDKSPVKRECDDSFHHEHAQSDKRFKPDSHKQSVLGSDTLSSTSSHNNPLDEPSPLGLMLRKSPSLLDLIQMKLSQGSSSTAAGSSNAETFDFVVKSESQDATVPGTNEKLKASNFPASLLKIGRWEYKSRHEGDLVAKCYYAKHKLVWEILEGGLKSKIEIQWSDIMGLKANCPDDGPAMLNVVLARRPLFFRETNPQPRKHTLWQATADFTDGEASIHRQHFVQCPHGLLNKHFEKLVQCDSRLNFLSRQPAIVLGSPYFEPRASTFTTLEQASIRGLEQAVNGNQSLLSAFQDVVSSTPATSLTIEQASPQMVFEPFTMEAPSPSSGTLNLQVGLRMKNVMDAHEIEENSSKVTSKPRNWEHIKVPGLHPSMSMSDLVNHIGHHITEQMASTKTPFVDDGSEEYQAMLDDIAQYLLSDNQLSATSDEVSLMSRVNSLCCLLQKEPVQSSQTNGENYDEGPNNKDDTQLKYTAELRDGKNIEEHINIQPTDSGSIQASSMSRKDSYGELLLHLPRIASLPKFLFDISDGDEGQD; translated from the exons ATGGTGCAGTTTCGGGATTCCCATGTCACGTTGTTTTCCGATAAATCGCCGGTGAAGCGGGAGTGTGATGATTCTTTTCATCACGAGCATGCTCAATCGGACAAGCGGTTTAAGCCTGATTCTcataag CAGTCTGTTTTGGGATCTGACACATTATCTTCAACTTCTTCACACAATAATCCACTTGATGAGCCTAGTCCTCTTGGTTTGATGTTAAGGAAGAGCCCGTCACTGTTGGATCTAATTCAAATGAAGCTTTCACAGGGGAGTTCGTCTACTGCTGCTGGATCTTCAAACGCTGAAACTTTTGACTTCGTCGTTAAATCTGAAAGCCAGGACGCTACCGTGCCGGGTACCAATGAGAAACTAAAGGCATCGAACTTCCCAGCTTCACTTTTAAAGATTGGACGTTGGGAG TATAAATCAAGACATGAAGGTGATTTAGTAGCCAAGTGTTACTATGCTAAGCATAAGCTTGTGTGGGAAATCCTTGAGGGCGGACTCAAGAGTAAAATAGAGATACAATGGTCTGATATTATGGGTTTAAAAGCGAATTGTCCCGATGATGGACCTGCTATGTTAAATGTTGTG CTGGCTAGACGGCCTCTTTTCTTCAGGGAGACCAACCCTCAACCAAGAAAGCACACTTTGTGGCAAGCAACAGCTGATTTTACTGATGGTGAGGCCAGTATACACAG GCAGCATTTTGTGCAATGTCCACATGGGCTTCTTAACAAGCATTTTGAAAAGCTCGTTCAATGTGACTCACGCCTGAACTTCTTAAGCCGACAACCAGCGATTGTGTTGGGTTCTCCATATTTTGAACCAAGAGCCTCTACGTTTACTACCTTGGAGCAAGCCAGCATCCGAGGTTTGGAGCAAGCAGTGAATGGCAATCAATCTCTACTTTCTGCTTTTCAGGATGTAGTTTCATCAACTCCTGCGACTTCATTGACAATAGAACAGGCTTCCCCTCAAATGGTGTTCGAGCCTTTCACCATGGAGGCACCTTCCCCCAGCTCAGGTACATTGAACTTGCAAGTTGGTTTACGCATGAAAAATG TGATGGACGCTCATGAGATTGAAGAGAATAGTAGTAAAGTTACCAGCAAGCCAAGAAACTGGGAGCATATAAAAGTTCCGGGGCTTCATCCATCCATGTCGATGAGTGACCTTGTAAATCACATAGGACATCATATTACAGAACAAATGGCTTCTACAAAAACACCTTTTGTTGACGATGGTTCGGAGGAATACCAAGCTATGTTGGATGACATCGCACAATACTTACTGAGTGACAATCAATTGTCAGCAACTTCTGATGAGGTATCACTCATGTCAAGAGTCAATTCTCTCTGCTGCCTGTTGCAGAAAGAACCTGTTCAAAGTTCCCAAACCAATGGTGAAAACTATGATGAAGGACCCAATAACAAAGATGACACTCAGCTCAAGTATACTGCGGAGTTGAGGGATGGCAAGAATATTGAAGAGCATATTAATATTCAACCCACTGATTCTGGAAGCATACAAGCCTCATCTATGTCAAGAAAAGATTCCTATGGAGAATTATTGTTGCATCTACCTCGAATTGCATCCCTTCCTAAGTTCTTATTCGACATTTCGGATGGCGATGAAGGTCAAGATTAG
- the LOC103487331 gene encoding uncharacterized protein LOC103487331 isoform X4: MVQFRDSHVTLFSDKSPVKRECDDSFHHEHAQSDKRFKPDSHKQSVLGSDTLSSTSSHNNPLDEPSPLGLMLRKSPSLLDLIQMKLSQGSSSTAAGSSNAETFDFVVKSESQDATVPGTNEKLKASNFPASLLKIGRWEYKSRHEGDLVAKCYYAKHKLVWEILEGGLKSKIEIQWSDIMGLKANCPDDGPAMLNVVLARRPLFFRETNPQPRKHTLWQATADFTDGEASIHRQHFVQCPHGLLNKHFEKLVQCDSRLNFLSRQPAIVLGSPYFEPRASTFTTLEQASIRGLEQAVNGNQSLLSAFQDVVSSTPATSLTIEQASPQMVFEPFTMEAPSPSSVMDAHEIEENSSKVTSKPRNWEHIKVPGLHPSMSMSDLVNHIGHHITEQMASTKTPFVDDGSEEYQAMLDDIAQYLLSDNQLSATSDEVSLMSRVNSLCCLLQKEPVQSSQTNGENYDEGPNNKDDTQLKYTAELRDGKNIEEHINIQPTDSGSIQASSMSRKDSYGELLLHLPRIASLPKFLFDISDGDEGQD, from the exons ATGGTGCAGTTTCGGGATTCCCATGTCACGTTGTTTTCCGATAAATCGCCGGTGAAGCGGGAGTGTGATGATTCTTTTCATCACGAGCATGCTCAATCGGACAAGCGGTTTAAGCCTGATTCTcataag CAGTCTGTTTTGGGATCTGACACATTATCTTCAACTTCTTCACACAATAATCCACTTGATGAGCCTAGTCCTCTTGGTTTGATGTTAAGGAAGAGCCCGTCACTGTTGGATCTAATTCAAATGAAGCTTTCACAGGGGAGTTCGTCTACTGCTGCTGGATCTTCAAACGCTGAAACTTTTGACTTCGTCGTTAAATCTGAAAGCCAGGACGCTACCGTGCCGGGTACCAATGAGAAACTAAAGGCATCGAACTTCCCAGCTTCACTTTTAAAGATTGGACGTTGGGAG TATAAATCAAGACATGAAGGTGATTTAGTAGCCAAGTGTTACTATGCTAAGCATAAGCTTGTGTGGGAAATCCTTGAGGGCGGACTCAAGAGTAAAATAGAGATACAATGGTCTGATATTATGGGTTTAAAAGCGAATTGTCCCGATGATGGACCTGCTATGTTAAATGTTGTG CTGGCTAGACGGCCTCTTTTCTTCAGGGAGACCAACCCTCAACCAAGAAAGCACACTTTGTGGCAAGCAACAGCTGATTTTACTGATGGTGAGGCCAGTATACACAG GCAGCATTTTGTGCAATGTCCACATGGGCTTCTTAACAAGCATTTTGAAAAGCTCGTTCAATGTGACTCACGCCTGAACTTCTTAAGCCGACAACCAGCGATTGTGTTGGGTTCTCCATATTTTGAACCAAGAGCCTCTACGTTTACTACCTTGGAGCAAGCCAGCATCCGAGGTTTGGAGCAAGCAGTGAATGGCAATCAATCTCTACTTTCTGCTTTTCAGGATGTAGTTTCATCAACTCCTGCGACTTCATTGACAATAGAACAGGCTTCCCCTCAAATGGTGTTCGAGCCTTTCACCATGGAGGCACCTTCCCCCAGCTCAG TGATGGACGCTCATGAGATTGAAGAGAATAGTAGTAAAGTTACCAGCAAGCCAAGAAACTGGGAGCATATAAAAGTTCCGGGGCTTCATCCATCCATGTCGATGAGTGACCTTGTAAATCACATAGGACATCATATTACAGAACAAATGGCTTCTACAAAAACACCTTTTGTTGACGATGGTTCGGAGGAATACCAAGCTATGTTGGATGACATCGCACAATACTTACTGAGTGACAATCAATTGTCAGCAACTTCTGATGAGGTATCACTCATGTCAAGAGTCAATTCTCTCTGCTGCCTGTTGCAGAAAGAACCTGTTCAAAGTTCCCAAACCAATGGTGAAAACTATGATGAAGGACCCAATAACAAAGATGACACTCAGCTCAAGTATACTGCGGAGTTGAGGGATGGCAAGAATATTGAAGAGCATATTAATATTCAACCCACTGATTCTGGAAGCATACAAGCCTCATCTATGTCAAGAAAAGATTCCTATGGAGAATTATTGTTGCATCTACCTCGAATTGCATCCCTTCCTAAGTTCTTATTCGACATTTCGGATGGCGATGAAGGTCAAGATTAG
- the LOC103487331 gene encoding uncharacterized protein LOC103487331 isoform X1, which translates to MVQFRDSHVTLFSDKSPVKRECDDSFHHEHAQSDKRFKPDSHKQQSVLGSDTLSSTSSHNNPLDEPSPLGLMLRKSPSLLDLIQMKLSQGSSSTAAGSSNAETFDFVVKSESQDATVPGTNEKLKASNFPASLLKIGRWEYKSRHEGDLVAKCYYAKHKLVWEILEGGLKSKIEIQWSDIMGLKANCPDDGPAMLNVVLARRPLFFRETNPQPRKHTLWQATADFTDGEASIHRQHFVQCPHGLLNKHFEKLVQCDSRLNFLSRQPAIVLGSPYFEPRASTFTTLEQASIRGLEQAVNGNQSLLSAFQDVVSSTPATSLTIEQASPQMVFEPFTMEAPSPSSGTLNLQVGLRMKNVMDAHEIEENSSKVTSKPRNWEHIKVPGLHPSMSMSDLVNHIGHHITEQMASTKTPFVDDGSEEYQAMLDDIAQYLLSDNQLSATSDEVSLMSRVNSLCCLLQKEPVQSSQTNGENYDEGPNNKDDTQLKYTAELRDGKNIEEHINIQPTDSGSIQASSMSRKDSYGELLLHLPRIASLPKFLFDISDGDEGQD; encoded by the exons ATGGTGCAGTTTCGGGATTCCCATGTCACGTTGTTTTCCGATAAATCGCCGGTGAAGCGGGAGTGTGATGATTCTTTTCATCACGAGCATGCTCAATCGGACAAGCGGTTTAAGCCTGATTCTcataag CAGCAGTCTGTTTTGGGATCTGACACATTATCTTCAACTTCTTCACACAATAATCCACTTGATGAGCCTAGTCCTCTTGGTTTGATGTTAAGGAAGAGCCCGTCACTGTTGGATCTAATTCAAATGAAGCTTTCACAGGGGAGTTCGTCTACTGCTGCTGGATCTTCAAACGCTGAAACTTTTGACTTCGTCGTTAAATCTGAAAGCCAGGACGCTACCGTGCCGGGTACCAATGAGAAACTAAAGGCATCGAACTTCCCAGCTTCACTTTTAAAGATTGGACGTTGGGAG TATAAATCAAGACATGAAGGTGATTTAGTAGCCAAGTGTTACTATGCTAAGCATAAGCTTGTGTGGGAAATCCTTGAGGGCGGACTCAAGAGTAAAATAGAGATACAATGGTCTGATATTATGGGTTTAAAAGCGAATTGTCCCGATGATGGACCTGCTATGTTAAATGTTGTG CTGGCTAGACGGCCTCTTTTCTTCAGGGAGACCAACCCTCAACCAAGAAAGCACACTTTGTGGCAAGCAACAGCTGATTTTACTGATGGTGAGGCCAGTATACACAG GCAGCATTTTGTGCAATGTCCACATGGGCTTCTTAACAAGCATTTTGAAAAGCTCGTTCAATGTGACTCACGCCTGAACTTCTTAAGCCGACAACCAGCGATTGTGTTGGGTTCTCCATATTTTGAACCAAGAGCCTCTACGTTTACTACCTTGGAGCAAGCCAGCATCCGAGGTTTGGAGCAAGCAGTGAATGGCAATCAATCTCTACTTTCTGCTTTTCAGGATGTAGTTTCATCAACTCCTGCGACTTCATTGACAATAGAACAGGCTTCCCCTCAAATGGTGTTCGAGCCTTTCACCATGGAGGCACCTTCCCCCAGCTCAGGTACATTGAACTTGCAAGTTGGTTTACGCATGAAAAATG TGATGGACGCTCATGAGATTGAAGAGAATAGTAGTAAAGTTACCAGCAAGCCAAGAAACTGGGAGCATATAAAAGTTCCGGGGCTTCATCCATCCATGTCGATGAGTGACCTTGTAAATCACATAGGACATCATATTACAGAACAAATGGCTTCTACAAAAACACCTTTTGTTGACGATGGTTCGGAGGAATACCAAGCTATGTTGGATGACATCGCACAATACTTACTGAGTGACAATCAATTGTCAGCAACTTCTGATGAGGTATCACTCATGTCAAGAGTCAATTCTCTCTGCTGCCTGTTGCAGAAAGAACCTGTTCAAAGTTCCCAAACCAATGGTGAAAACTATGATGAAGGACCCAATAACAAAGATGACACTCAGCTCAAGTATACTGCGGAGTTGAGGGATGGCAAGAATATTGAAGAGCATATTAATATTCAACCCACTGATTCTGGAAGCATACAAGCCTCATCTATGTCAAGAAAAGATTCCTATGGAGAATTATTGTTGCATCTACCTCGAATTGCATCCCTTCCTAAGTTCTTATTCGACATTTCGGATGGCGATGAAGGTCAAGATTAG
- the LOC103487331 gene encoding uncharacterized protein LOC103487331 isoform X5 gives MVQFRDSHVTLFSDKSPVKRECDDSFHHEHAQSDKRFKPDSHKQQSVLGSDTLSSTSSHNNPLDEPSPLGLMLRKSPSLLDLIQMKLSQGSSSTAAGSSNAETFDFVVKSESQDATVPGTNEKLKYKSRHEGDLVAKCYYAKHKLVWEILEGGLKSKIEIQWSDIMGLKANCPDDGPAMLNVVLARRPLFFRETNPQPRKHTLWQATADFTDGEASIHRQHFVQCPHGLLNKHFEKLVQCDSRLNFLSRQPAIVLGSPYFEPRASTFTTLEQASIRGLEQAVNGNQSLLSAFQDVVSSTPATSLTIEQASPQMVFEPFTMEAPSPSSGTLNLQVGLRMKNVMDAHEIEENSSKVTSKPRNWEHIKVPGLHPSMSMSDLVNHIGHHITEQMASTKTPFVDDGSEEYQAMLDDIAQYLLSDNQLSATSDEVSLMSRVNSLCCLLQKEPVQSSQTNGENYDEGPNNKDDTQLKYTAELRDGKNIEEHINIQPTDSGSIQASSMSRKDSYGELLLHLPRIASLPKFLFDISDGDEGQD, from the exons ATGGTGCAGTTTCGGGATTCCCATGTCACGTTGTTTTCCGATAAATCGCCGGTGAAGCGGGAGTGTGATGATTCTTTTCATCACGAGCATGCTCAATCGGACAAGCGGTTTAAGCCTGATTCTcataag CAGCAGTCTGTTTTGGGATCTGACACATTATCTTCAACTTCTTCACACAATAATCCACTTGATGAGCCTAGTCCTCTTGGTTTGATGTTAAGGAAGAGCCCGTCACTGTTGGATCTAATTCAAATGAAGCTTTCACAGGGGAGTTCGTCTACTGCTGCTGGATCTTCAAACGCTGAAACTTTTGACTTCGTCGTTAAATCTGAAAGCCAGGACGCTACCGTGCCGGGTACCAATGAGAAACTAAAG TATAAATCAAGACATGAAGGTGATTTAGTAGCCAAGTGTTACTATGCTAAGCATAAGCTTGTGTGGGAAATCCTTGAGGGCGGACTCAAGAGTAAAATAGAGATACAATGGTCTGATATTATGGGTTTAAAAGCGAATTGTCCCGATGATGGACCTGCTATGTTAAATGTTGTG CTGGCTAGACGGCCTCTTTTCTTCAGGGAGACCAACCCTCAACCAAGAAAGCACACTTTGTGGCAAGCAACAGCTGATTTTACTGATGGTGAGGCCAGTATACACAG GCAGCATTTTGTGCAATGTCCACATGGGCTTCTTAACAAGCATTTTGAAAAGCTCGTTCAATGTGACTCACGCCTGAACTTCTTAAGCCGACAACCAGCGATTGTGTTGGGTTCTCCATATTTTGAACCAAGAGCCTCTACGTTTACTACCTTGGAGCAAGCCAGCATCCGAGGTTTGGAGCAAGCAGTGAATGGCAATCAATCTCTACTTTCTGCTTTTCAGGATGTAGTTTCATCAACTCCTGCGACTTCATTGACAATAGAACAGGCTTCCCCTCAAATGGTGTTCGAGCCTTTCACCATGGAGGCACCTTCCCCCAGCTCAGGTACATTGAACTTGCAAGTTGGTTTACGCATGAAAAATG TGATGGACGCTCATGAGATTGAAGAGAATAGTAGTAAAGTTACCAGCAAGCCAAGAAACTGGGAGCATATAAAAGTTCCGGGGCTTCATCCATCCATGTCGATGAGTGACCTTGTAAATCACATAGGACATCATATTACAGAACAAATGGCTTCTACAAAAACACCTTTTGTTGACGATGGTTCGGAGGAATACCAAGCTATGTTGGATGACATCGCACAATACTTACTGAGTGACAATCAATTGTCAGCAACTTCTGATGAGGTATCACTCATGTCAAGAGTCAATTCTCTCTGCTGCCTGTTGCAGAAAGAACCTGTTCAAAGTTCCCAAACCAATGGTGAAAACTATGATGAAGGACCCAATAACAAAGATGACACTCAGCTCAAGTATACTGCGGAGTTGAGGGATGGCAAGAATATTGAAGAGCATATTAATATTCAACCCACTGATTCTGGAAGCATACAAGCCTCATCTATGTCAAGAAAAGATTCCTATGGAGAATTATTGTTGCATCTACCTCGAATTGCATCCCTTCCTAAGTTCTTATTCGACATTTCGGATGGCGATGAAGGTCAAGATTAG
- the LOC103487331 gene encoding uncharacterized protein LOC103487331 isoform X3, whose protein sequence is MVQFRDSHVTLFSDKSPVKRECDDSFHHEHAQSDKRFKPDSHKQQSVLGSDTLSSTSSHNNPLDEPSPLGLMLRKSPSLLDLIQMKLSQGSSSTAAGSSNAETFDFVVKSESQDATVPGTNEKLKASNFPASLLKIGRWEYKSRHEGDLVAKCYYAKHKLVWEILEGGLKSKIEIQWSDIMGLKANCPDDGPAMLNVVLARRPLFFRETNPQPRKHTLWQATADFTDGEASIHRQHFVQCPHGLLNKHFEKLVQCDSRLNFLSRQPAIVLGSPYFEPRASTFTTLEQASIRGLEQAVNGNQSLLSAFQDVVSSTPATSLTIEQASPQMVFEPFTMEAPSPSSVMDAHEIEENSSKVTSKPRNWEHIKVPGLHPSMSMSDLVNHIGHHITEQMASTKTPFVDDGSEEYQAMLDDIAQYLLSDNQLSATSDEVSLMSRVNSLCCLLQKEPVQSSQTNGENYDEGPNNKDDTQLKYTAELRDGKNIEEHINIQPTDSGSIQASSMSRKDSYGELLLHLPRIASLPKFLFDISDGDEGQD, encoded by the exons ATGGTGCAGTTTCGGGATTCCCATGTCACGTTGTTTTCCGATAAATCGCCGGTGAAGCGGGAGTGTGATGATTCTTTTCATCACGAGCATGCTCAATCGGACAAGCGGTTTAAGCCTGATTCTcataag CAGCAGTCTGTTTTGGGATCTGACACATTATCTTCAACTTCTTCACACAATAATCCACTTGATGAGCCTAGTCCTCTTGGTTTGATGTTAAGGAAGAGCCCGTCACTGTTGGATCTAATTCAAATGAAGCTTTCACAGGGGAGTTCGTCTACTGCTGCTGGATCTTCAAACGCTGAAACTTTTGACTTCGTCGTTAAATCTGAAAGCCAGGACGCTACCGTGCCGGGTACCAATGAGAAACTAAAGGCATCGAACTTCCCAGCTTCACTTTTAAAGATTGGACGTTGGGAG TATAAATCAAGACATGAAGGTGATTTAGTAGCCAAGTGTTACTATGCTAAGCATAAGCTTGTGTGGGAAATCCTTGAGGGCGGACTCAAGAGTAAAATAGAGATACAATGGTCTGATATTATGGGTTTAAAAGCGAATTGTCCCGATGATGGACCTGCTATGTTAAATGTTGTG CTGGCTAGACGGCCTCTTTTCTTCAGGGAGACCAACCCTCAACCAAGAAAGCACACTTTGTGGCAAGCAACAGCTGATTTTACTGATGGTGAGGCCAGTATACACAG GCAGCATTTTGTGCAATGTCCACATGGGCTTCTTAACAAGCATTTTGAAAAGCTCGTTCAATGTGACTCACGCCTGAACTTCTTAAGCCGACAACCAGCGATTGTGTTGGGTTCTCCATATTTTGAACCAAGAGCCTCTACGTTTACTACCTTGGAGCAAGCCAGCATCCGAGGTTTGGAGCAAGCAGTGAATGGCAATCAATCTCTACTTTCTGCTTTTCAGGATGTAGTTTCATCAACTCCTGCGACTTCATTGACAATAGAACAGGCTTCCCCTCAAATGGTGTTCGAGCCTTTCACCATGGAGGCACCTTCCCCCAGCTCAG TGATGGACGCTCATGAGATTGAAGAGAATAGTAGTAAAGTTACCAGCAAGCCAAGAAACTGGGAGCATATAAAAGTTCCGGGGCTTCATCCATCCATGTCGATGAGTGACCTTGTAAATCACATAGGACATCATATTACAGAACAAATGGCTTCTACAAAAACACCTTTTGTTGACGATGGTTCGGAGGAATACCAAGCTATGTTGGATGACATCGCACAATACTTACTGAGTGACAATCAATTGTCAGCAACTTCTGATGAGGTATCACTCATGTCAAGAGTCAATTCTCTCTGCTGCCTGTTGCAGAAAGAACCTGTTCAAAGTTCCCAAACCAATGGTGAAAACTATGATGAAGGACCCAATAACAAAGATGACACTCAGCTCAAGTATACTGCGGAGTTGAGGGATGGCAAGAATATTGAAGAGCATATTAATATTCAACCCACTGATTCTGGAAGCATACAAGCCTCATCTATGTCAAGAAAAGATTCCTATGGAGAATTATTGTTGCATCTACCTCGAATTGCATCCCTTCCTAAGTTCTTATTCGACATTTCGGATGGCGATGAAGGTCAAGATTAG
- the LOC103487330 gene encoding uncharacterized protein LOC103487330: MVISSSNSHSKEISIRKRIASIFNKREEDFPSLREYNDYLEEVEDMTFNLIEGIDVQAIEAKIARYQEENAEQIMINRARKAEEYAAALAASKGIPAQADNDGAADQSFQAGLSTGTQGQYAPTFAGGQPRPTGQPVPLGAGPDMQGYGLDDEEMLRLRAERGGRAGGWSVEFSRKRALEEAFGSIWIC, encoded by the exons ATGGTGATCTCCAGCAGTAATTCTCATAGTAAGGAAATCTCTATCAGGAAGAGGATTGCCAGCAT ATTCAACAAGAGAGAAGAAGATTTCCCATCCCTGAGAGAGTACAATGATTATCTCGAAGAAGTGGAGGACATGA CTTTTAACTTGATTGAAGGCATTGATGTTCAAGCTATTGAAGCAAAAATTGCTAGGTATCAGGAAGAAAATGCTGAACAAATCATGATCAACCGTGCTCGCAAG GCTGAAGAATACGCTGCAGCCCTTGCGGCCAGCAAGGGAATTCCTGCACAGGCAGATAATGATGGG GCTGCGGATCAAAGTTTCCAAGCCGGATTAAGCACAGGCACACAAGGTCAGTACGCACCTACATTTGCTGGAGGGCAGCCACGGCCTACAGGCCAGCCAGTGCCCCTAGGTGCTGGTCCTGACATGCAGGGCTATGGGCTTGACGATGAGGAGATGTTAAGGCTCAGAGCAGAGAGAGGTGGAAGGGCTGGTGGATGGAGTGTAGAGTTCAGCAGAAAGCGTGCACTTGAAGAAGCCTTTGGAAGTATTTGGATATGCTAG